The DNA segment CTGTGCCATTTCTGATCGTACCCTATGAACTCCTGGCCGGAGATAATGGGCACTCACCCTGTGAGAATACCGCTAAGCAGATATTTCAGGCGTGCCACGCCGACGTCAAAGATGATTACAAAACCACCCTGGCGAACTGTATAAACCTGGCAACCCGCAGTGAAAGGGTGGCCTGTCGTGATGAGGCGAAGATGGTGCGTATGGAGGAGGCAGACTATTGTACAGATCAGCTCGATGCCCGGGTCAATGCCTGTGAAGTGCTCGGTGAGCATCGCTATGATTCAGACCCCCTGCTCGATCCGACCATCGCCTTTGTCGATCCTGACGATGTGGATCAATCCAGTGCCAATCCCTATGTCTCTATTGTGTCGGGGCACACCTATGTCCTGCGTGCTGGCGAGGAAGGGGAAGAGACAGTGGTGGTGCATGTGACAGATGAATCCCGTGAGATACAGGGCGTTCCCTGCCGTGTCGTGACTGATGCTGTGGTTGTTGTGGAAGAGGATGAAACCACCGGCGAGATAGATTATGTACCGGTGGAAATTACAGATGACTGGTTTGCCCAGGATACCGAAGGCAATGTCTACTATTGCGGTGAAATATCACGCAACTTCGAGGATGGCGCACTGGTTGATCTCGATGGATCATTCGAATCAGGAAGAGAGTTTGCCAAAGCTGGTCTTCTGATCAGTGGAATGCCTGAGGTAGGCATTGCCCATCGTCAGGAATTCTCCCTGGGTGAAGCCGAGGATATCGTGCAATACGTAGATCTGGCAGGGATACCATCAGTCGAAAACGAGAACTTTCCCTGTGCCGATAGCGGTGGTTGCCTGATGACCTATGACTTCGCACCTCTGGAGCCTGAATCCTCTGAATTCAAGTACTATAGTCCTGGTATCGGATTTGTGCTTGCTGAAGCGATGGAGGATGGTGAATTCACCGGTGAGACAGAGCAGTTGCTCTGTGTCGGCGATTCCCTGGATATCCTGGAAGATCCGGCTTGTGAGATCGAGGATCCCGAAGAGTTGCTAGAGGAGTTGTGTGAACTCGCAGCAGAGGCCTTTTGTGATTGATTCTGGTGGTAACATAAACAACTGCTTTGAATTGTAAGTCTGACAAAGGGTAATAGTAAGCAATGAGCGCGGTCACTATGAGCGTGCTCATTGTATGGACGACATCAACTTAATCAGGTTAATCATGAACAGTTTTATGAAAAAGATGGGTAGTTGGAGAAATATTTTGTTGATAGTCATGGGTAGTATCTTCCTCATTGCCCTTGAGATACTCGAGGACCCTGACCTAACCCTTGGTGAAATAATCCTGGAAATGATTCAACCCACCTTAATCGTCATTATCGCGGTAGGGATGGTACGTTTGACTGAACAGTTCAAGATGCAACATGAGACACAAATGCTGTTGATCAGGGATTTGGAAACAGCCCGTGTCGAGGGTATGCAATGGCGAAGTGGCATGAGTGACTTGATCAAAGGGTTGAGCGATGGCATCGCAAGACAATTCAGCGAATGGTCCCTGACCGCGGCAGAACGGGAAGTGGGCTTACTGATACTCAAAGGCATGAGCTACAAGGAGATCGCTGTGATGCGTGATGTCAGCGAAAAGACTGTCCGGCAACAGGCCCATTCCATCTATCGTAAGGCCAAATTGAGTGGCCGGGCTGCTCTCTCCGCCTTTTTTCTGGAAGACCTGCTACTGCCGCCGGCGATGAACAATTCCAATGAAACCTGATAGGGTTTATGCCTGGTCGGTATTGTTTACAGCTGCCGAGCTGTCATGGTTTACCTTGGGATTTAAATGTGTAGTCAGATACGATTCAAAACCACACTGACACGAAGTCCACGCAACTCTGGTGATCGGTCAAACTTCAACTCTCCCTCATAGAGAGTGACGACATCAGATACGATCGCCAGCCCAAGTCCCTGTCCTTCCATATTCTCATCCAATCGACTGCCACGGCGTGTCAATCTGGAGACGTCTTCATCACCCAACCCCTCACCATCATCTTCCACAAGGATCTGCAAACGATCCTCTCCGGAAAGCGTGCAGCGTACCTTTTTGTTCGCCCATTTACATGCGTTATCAAGGAGGTTACCCAACAACTCAAGAATATCCTCCCGGTCACCGAAGGGGGGTTGGTCCATTGCCACGACCGCCTCTATCGATAACTGCTTATCCTGGTAAATCTGTTTCAATACATTCAACAGATCCTGTAGATCGATGTGTGGATCAAATCTCTGACTCATGGTTCCACTACCCGCCAGACGGGCACGCTTGAGTTCTCGGTCGATTAACAATCTGACCCTTTCCACCTGTTGTCCTGCCAAACTCCGGTCTATCTGATTTTCAGCCGTGGCAGTTGTGTCGAAGTAGCGCATCAGCAGATTCATGGGCGCTTTCAAGGCATGGGCAAGATTACCGAGGGCGTTACGCGATCGTTTATTCCTTCTTGTAAGGAGCTGCAACAGGTGATTGATCTCCTTGACCAAGGGAGACATCTCATCCGGGACATCTTCGCACAACAGTTTCTCATCCCCTGTAGCCAGACTCTTCACATCATCGCGCAAGGGTTCGAGACGACGGAACGAGTGCCTGACAACCATACCCTGGACCAACAATAATGCGACCAGGCCGAGTAGCGCCAACAATGCAAAATTACGTAGAAACAGATCCCGTTGCTGTTTTATCGGTTGCAGATCCTCCGCCACTGCAACGGTAAGTTCCCGCCCCTGTTTTTTAAATCCGGCAACATAAACCAACAGCTGCTGCGCTTCAGGACCGAGCATATGCATACGCCTGCTGTCACCGACCGGCAGCATAGGAATATGGAGTTTAAAGTCCCAAAGTGATCGTGAGTGGGTCTCAGTGCCGTCTTGATGACGAATAAGATAGTAGTGTCCGGAATAGGGACGTCGATAGATTTGGTTGACGCGGGCGGGCCGAACCTTGAACTGCTGATGTTTAACGGCCATCGCTGCGAGCAAGGCCTCGCTGTCATGTTCCAGGCGGGATGCGATAAAATCTTCTGTCAGCTCTTGAATGGATTGTGCGCCGAATAACCATAGCAATCCCATCAATACGATCAGGCTGAGCGCCAACCCCAGGTGCAGTCGATGTTCGAGAGAGTTAGTTCTCAACACCGACATAGATATACCCTTGTCCTCTGCGTGTCTCGATCACCTGCTTGCCCAACTTGTCACGTAAACGACGAATATAGACTTCAATCAGATTGCTGTCACGATCGAAATCCTGTTCATAAACATGTTCCGTTAAACGGGTTTTGGAGAGTATCTTGTCTTTGTTGAGGATGAAGCAGCGTAACAGGCGAAATTCCGTTCCGGTGAGATCGAGTCTCTGCTGATCGGGCAATATCACCTGCTGTCTCTCCTCGTCGAGCTCCAGGCCACCAGACTTGAGGCTGGCCCCCACCAGATCGTGACTGCGACGCACCAATGCCTGCAGGCGTACCACCAGCTCTTCAATATGAAACGGTTTGCCCAGATAGTCGTCCGCACCGGCCTTGAACCCCTCAACCCGTTCATGCCAGGCATCCCGGGCGGTCAATATGATCACCGGAGTACGATTATCCCGTTTGCGCCAGTTCTTCAACACCTCCAGACCGGACCGGTTAGGTAGACCCAGGTCCAGGACGATAAGATCATATGCCATGTTATCGCCCATAAACTCAGCTTCAATACCCTCCTCGGCACAATCAACGGCATACCCCTGCTGTTCCAGGTCGTGCTTTAGTGATGTGGCGAGGAGATTGTCATCTTCAACCAGCAGCAGACGCAACTTCAATCCTCCAATTCATGTTCCAGAATCTTCCCTGAGGCGGCATCGACCTTGATCTCCCATACCGCTCCCCTCCCATCGAGAATCTCTATCTCATATAGATATAGCCCTCTTTCACGTTCCAACTCAAGTTCCAGAATCCTACCCGGCTGTTTCGCCTGAATGAGTGGGATAATCTCCTCAAGGGGAAGAATGGCACCAGATTCGGTCAGGCGTCGCGCCTCTTCATAGCCCTCCTCGGCCAGAGATAGACCGGATATCACCAGCGCCATCATGAGCAATATGTTTGTTGTGGTTTTACCAATCATGCTTTCCATCTTACTCTATCAAGGAGTCCCCGAGTGTCAGAAGTATAGCTTCAACAACTGTTGAAACACACACTAGTCATCCCAGCGTCCGATGCCGGGGATATCGATTTCATGTTCATTATATGAACCCTGCAATGCTCTCTTGTGGCAGCTGTCGCAGTTGCTGAAGGATAGAGAATAAGGTATCTCATCATGTTCATGTTTGAAAAAAGCAGTTTCGGTAATCCGTTTCGGGGAAGGTGTATAGCGCAATGACCACATCACTTTATTTGGAATCTCACGATTGACCTTATCAGCCGCATTTGCAGTGAGAAAACCTTGCAACTGTGCTTGATCCTCTTCTGCCAACTCTGCGTTTTCACCAAAATGCTCATCCAGATGTTGCATCATCGAATGCCAGGATGCGGCGGGCAGAAAAACGGGTTGAAAGGGAAAATGGCAACTGCCGCACTCCTCCTGGTAAAGCTGGCTGAATTGGCTGTTGTTCAGTCTGTTTTCAGGCTTGAACCAACCACCAAACATTCGCTCTCCCCAGTCATCATCATCCTCGCCCCATTCATCACGATCGGCCATAACCATACCGGCACCTAACAGCGTAACTGCAAGTACCAGTGTG comes from the Candidatus Thiodiazotropha sp. CDECU1 genome and includes:
- a CDS encoding response regulator transcription factor codes for the protein MRLLLVEDDNLLATSLKHDLEQQGYAVDCAEEGIEAEFMGDNMAYDLIVLDLGLPNRSGLEVLKNWRKRDNRTPVIILTARDAWHERVEGFKAGADDYLGKPFHIEELVVRLQALVRRSHDLVGASLKSGGLELDEERQQVILPDQQRLDLTGTEFRLLRCFILNKDKILSKTRLTEHVYEQDFDRDSNLIEVYIRRLRDKLGKQVIETRRGQGYIYVGVEN
- a CDS encoding helix-turn-helix transcriptional regulator gives rise to the protein MNSFMKKMGSWRNILLIVMGSIFLIALEILEDPDLTLGEIILEMIQPTLIVIIAVGMVRLTEQFKMQHETQMLLIRDLETARVEGMQWRSGMSDLIKGLSDGIARQFSEWSLTAAEREVGLLILKGMSYKEIAVMRDVSEKTVRQQAHSIYRKAKLSGRAALSAFFLEDLLLPPAMNNSNET
- a CDS encoding sensor histidine kinase; translated protein: MSVLRTNSLEHRLHLGLALSLIVLMGLLWLFGAQSIQELTEDFIASRLEHDSEALLAAMAVKHQQFKVRPARVNQIYRRPYSGHYYLIRHQDGTETHSRSLWDFKLHIPMLPVGDSRRMHMLGPEAQQLLVYVAGFKKQGRELTVAVAEDLQPIKQQRDLFLRNFALLALLGLVALLLVQGMVVRHSFRRLEPLRDDVKSLATGDEKLLCEDVPDEMSPLVKEINHLLQLLTRRNKRSRNALGNLAHALKAPMNLLMRYFDTTATAENQIDRSLAGQQVERVRLLIDRELKRARLAGSGTMSQRFDPHIDLQDLLNVLKQIYQDKQLSIEAVVAMDQPPFGDREDILELLGNLLDNACKWANKKVRCTLSGEDRLQILVEDDGEGLGDEDVSRLTRRGSRLDENMEGQGLGLAIVSDVVTLYEGELKFDRSPELRGLRVSVVLNRI
- a CDS encoding PepSY domain-containing protein, producing the protein MIGKTTTNILLMMALVISGLSLAEEGYEEARRLTESGAILPLEEIIPLIQAKQPGRILELELERERGLYLYEIEILDGRGAVWEIKVDAASGKILEHELED